The nucleotide window GCCGTCGACCAAGTCCACGAGAACCTGAAGCTGCTGGAGCGCGAGCTAAAAGACGGAGCTTTCAAAGGGAGGAGGTTCTTCGGCGGCGACAAGATCGGCTTGCTCGACATCGTCCTCGGGTGCGGCTCCTACTGGCTGGCCGTCTTCGAGGAAGTCATGGAGGTGAAGCTCATCGACCCTGAATCCTTCCCCGTCTTCCATGCATGGCTGCGAGACTTCGAGGAGCAACAGGAGGTGAAGGAGACGATCCCGGCCATCGACAGGCTGCTCGAGTACGCCAGAGGCATTCGGCAAATGATGCTGAGcctcagcaacagcagcagcagcagtagcatcAACAATGCCGCTGCTAGCAGTGGCTGAAGACTTTGGCCTTTCTCTAGGGTTAAGGTGTATGCAGTGAGGTGGTTCAGTAGGTCTCAGAGTGCTTCCACTGCTCGTTGCACTGTAATCATCGTTTCTCGTGTTGAGTCATGTGATCAGATGTTCTAAATCTGCATGGTAGTAATGAAGAGGTCAAGTTTTCTGATGTCATTCATGGTTGCAGAATCTTGTGCTCGACAACATGGGCATGTGGAAGTGCTGCTATTTCCCACTTCTCTGTGAGCTAATGATACAGTTCATCGGATGTCTTATCTTCCTATGCGATCTTATCTTAGTTTCCTCGATCTCAATACACATCCACTTTAGTAGTTTCTTGCTAAAGCTTACATATTACAGACAGGACTCAGGATTCTCCTCTGATCTATTGACATTTTCCATGCAGTAAGTACTCATGGCATGGGAAAAGCTGAAACAGTGTTTATGGCGGAAGAGGAAGTGACTGGCGAAGAGATCTGATTGGGTGATAGCACCAGTGTGCACGCATGGGATCAGTGGTCCATGGCCTACTCTTCTTTGACTATGGATCAGTATCAGGGATATCAAAAGGGAAGCAGAAAACTAGTGAGACCTCCACATGTTCTTCCCCACCTGCAAGTTGGAACTTTGGTTCATGGTGAAGCAAGCACAAGGTGATAATAGCATCCATTGTTGAGTCCCTGTTAGAATACCAGTCTTCACCTGACGTGTTGTTACCGGGCATGGGGTTGATGACAGCAGTAACAGGGCAGAATATTGTGATGCCTTGTGAACtggtaggaagaagaagaaaatgcctCTGTCCTATTAAAAGaaacagaaacagagagagagagagagagatggtcttATTTTCGTCAGACGATTCGAGCTCGACATCATATCGGGAGCTTCCTGCACCGCGGACTACCTGAGATCAGGAACTTAATGACGACGGCTACCAACATCAGGCGTTAACACTGTTACACGTACATCACAAGGCAGCCAAACTTAGCCACAAATCTGAATCTACTTCCTCAGGACAACACAGGTAGCCGAGAATTCTATGGCAGTGCTAACACAGGTGGCGACGGAATAGATGGGCGGTAGTGGCAATACAAAGTGGAGCGGCAAGCTTTTGACAAGCACATGAACTTCGGGTGGCTTTGAAAGATGCATATGAGCTAACGACCGTGACAAGGTCATGGCGGACCAGCCATGTAAAGCGACCTCTTTTGCAGCCAAGTCTTCTCTGAAAGAAATATAGGACAGGTCACTGTTGCTTGCACAATGAGGGAATGGAGTGGGAGGGAAGGGCACAGTTTCGAGTGGAGTGGTCAAAGAAAGGGGCTGCAGATAGCAAAGCGAAGGTGAGAGTTGCAAGGAGACACAGCAGGGAGGTAGGTGGGGCCAAGGCCACAAATCCATGGTCATACTCCACATCTAAAGGTTCAAGTTCATTTCATATCTAAACTAGTAGGTGAAATGATAGATCTTCAACCAAACATCTCGGATGGAATGGTAAAAGTTGACTGTTTTGTCACAATTTCTGATAAGAACAGAGACAATGAGACGCAGAGCTGCTTGCAGTGTGTATTTTTGCATGCTAGATTGACTACAACATAGTTTACATTGACTTAAGTAgagctttcatgacatgattgttCTTTTCAAGCATGcaatgatatatctttcaaccaaACATCTCAGATGGAATGGCAAAAGTTGACTGTTTTGTCACAAAAGTTCTGATAAGAAGAGAAAGACGATGAGAAGCAAAGCCACCTGCAGTGTGTATTTTTGCATGCTAGATTGATTACAACATAGTTTACATTGACTCTAGGTAGAGCTTTTATGGCATAATTGTTCTTCCCAAGCATGCAATGAGCAAAAACTATGGAACGAGATTGGCCAAAGCCAAAAGCAATCACAAAGTAATTATGTTTAGCTTCATAGTTGCATTGAGGGGTCAGTAACAAGAAACAATATGATATGTAACGATGTCTTCGTCGATCCCGGACTGATGCAGTAAGAGAAGACTAGATTGAACTCCAAAGCTTAGCATCTTGTTCCAAAGCAACCCTGAAAGATCGACATTTAACAAAACTGTCGATGTAATGCAAGAACCAATCAATGCATTCAGAAATAGATAGTTAGTCAGGTTCTGTATAttgtttttcagcaatttatctaAGATGAACCAGAAATGTACAACTAGTTCTATTTAACAATCCACCATGGGACTCTTCTTGGACTCCTTATGGTGGCACGAGATCGAGATGTCTTAGGCATCTGCATGGAAAATTTCTgggtttagtctttgaaattgagttcagattgtacatTCAATTTTCCACGGCAAGTTGAAGATCTTCCACCGAAAGAAAAAGGAAGGTCCGGTGGTGCAATTTTGCAACCTGGTTGGATAATTAACAGAACTAGTGCCACCCATTTGCCCaatttctaaagtgatttttGGATTTCAGAATAGGCTGCCTACTGTTGTGTGCCTGCTTCGGAATATCATGCAACTCCATAACTTGTATCGTCCGCTGCTTCTTGGCTGCATCATATAAAGCACAAGTCACCCATCAGAGCTGTGATTTCTttcttatataaaataaatttatgtaATACATTGAAGCTTATAAATTAACACAAACCATTTTCTGCTTGTCGGTAACCTTCATGAAGCTTTCGCTTTGCGAATTCCAGCTTAGCCCTGACCGAGGCCTCCTCAAAGTACATCGGCTCCTACATGACATGGAAAAGGTTTAGAGATCTAAGCTCTTTTTAACCTATCACAATGCATGTTTTTGTACATTCGGCAAAGCTTACATTTTGTGGAATCATTGGTGGCTTCCTTCGAAGTGTCGCAGTATCTTGTCGTGGTCCAGGTTTCACCTTGCTGCATACATTCAGCTCAGAGGTATACTTTACTGGTCTGCCAGGCCCGGATTCAGCAATCACAGGCTTGCTTTGTTTGCTCATGATGCTTTGGGACTTTGCTTGCTCTATAGAGATATTGTGTGGCTTTGACTGCCTCGTTTCGAGTTCTTGTCTATTATTGTGTAGCTTCTCTTCTGATATAGCTAACTGTTGTGATTCTTGCCTCCTTATATTCTCTTCTGGCAAAATGGATCGCTGTGCTTCTTGCCTCCTCATCTCTACATTTTCCTCTTCTACAATATCTAATTGTTGGATAGGTTGTTGTATTCTTACCGTTTCACAATTGCCCGTAGGCCTCCGCCTATTCTGCCACTTCTTATCGAACTCCCAATTATTTCTGAAATCTGCAGCAAATTGGCAGCAGGAGGATGATATTAATAATCTGGTTATCTCCATAAGAAAGAAAAACCAGACAATAACCAGCGAAGCCCCACTACTCACTTCCATCATCATCCATTCCATCAAAGAACTTTGCGAACCGACAGCCAGTAGACACATGAAACCAAACAAGATCAGTGTCCCGACCACTGGCAACGAATAAAGGGAAATGCCGAAAATTTATCTTATCTTTTACCTCCGAGAGTCGGATGGAAGTTGTCTGAGCAGTAAATAGAGCTCCCTCATCTAATGGGGGAGAAGGAAGCCCTTCCTCATCATCGACGATAGAAGGATTTACAGAGTCCGGAGAGTTATCTGCAAACCATAAGTTTGTAATCATCTATAAGAGATCATATATGGCAGAGTGATGCCAGACACAAGACAAACATATAGTATACCAGCAATGGCACTGGTAGCACTGACCCATTCATCAACCAAAACCTTCCAACCACTGCAATCCAAATATAAACCAAAGCAATCATAAACAGTTACGATGAATTTATTAAATGATAATAACATTTTACGCATGCGAAAACAGAATGTCAAATCTCTGTGTTAGCCTAAGTTTGACATTGTTATGACCAAATGTCGTATAAACTACGGAAAGCGGTGGCATGAAGACAGATTAAAGTGCAAAAAAAAGGACATGCAAACATCTAATCACATCCAGTCCGAAGTGCAATCATGTACTTGATCTAAACCCTACGAGCAACAATGGCATCTTAAATTTGCACCAGTCCATGAGAACAAAGTCGGTGTGCTAAATTCTACCGAAGTTGTCGTTTGCTTTGCCACCATCCATAATTTGTAATATAGCAAAAGAAACTCACTCGATCAGAGCGCGAACTAGGTGGCGAATTTGCTGTGAGTTGTGTTTGCGCAGGCCATTCACAGCCCTTCCAATCTCGGTCACCTGAGATCCGAACgtaaacaacaacaaaagaaaagtcAACAATGTAAAGAAATAACTTTAGAGAGGAATGTTGTATCAGAATACAACACCTTCAGAACATCGACAGAAAGTTCCATCAGTTGCAGCCGCCTCAACAACTCGAACAGGACATTATCAGACTGCAAAGCAGTATCAGCAAGTCAAGACAGACAGCTCAATCAACTAAACAATCCAAATTGACTACATCAATATACATCTGCATGAGCTACAACTAGATATCCAAGTTGAACCAAAGAAATGTATGCAAAACAGAGAAGAATTCATGTTCTGAATGCATTGCTAAATCAAGGCAAAGGTGAGTATGTGAGAGGAAGAAGATGGCACGAACAGACCTCCTCATGGTGGTTGGCGAGGATCTCCTTTATACTCAGCACCTCTTCGACGATTTGGCCTTCCTCTTCGATCTCTTCGGTGAGCGCCTCCGCCTCGTCGTACGTGTAATTGCTCACCACCCTAGTAGACGAGTCGGGCCCGTCGTTGCTGCTATCCACCTTGTTCTCCTTCTCCCCGACCCTCCTCACGCTGCCACGCCCCTCCTCTACCTCTGCCCCTCGCGGGTCGACGCGGTCGCAGCCGAGGCACCGCGGCAGCAGCGCAGTGAAGAACTTCTCCACGAGCCCATCCCTTCTGCTCCTGAACTCCTCGGGGTAATCCGACGCCGCGACGACGATCGCGTGCTCCATCACTCCGAATATATCAGAGTCGGCGCTCCGGAAGAACTTCCTCCAGTAGTCAACCGAACCGGGCAAGCTCGCCATGGCGGCGGCCGTTGCTCCTGCGAAGAACGACCCCAGCAGTCCGAGGCCAAATCCGTCACGATCAGGCGGTTCACGGTCGGGAGACGACCCAAGATCAAATTTTTTTCGCCGATCGACGGCGTTTTCGATGGATTATCCCCAAAAATCAGATTTTTTTTCCGTGAAAATCCGAAATTTCTCAGAGCAGATGAGGCCGAGGGGGTCCTATTCCTAGTCGTAGGACGACAGCGTCACGACCATGAGGTTCGCGGTTGGTAGACGACTCAAGATCGATTTTTTTTCGCCGATCAACGGCGTTTTCGATGGATTATCCCCAAAAAACAGATCTTTTTCCACGAAACTCCAAAACTTCTCAGAACAGATGAGGCCGGGGGGCAGAATCGATCAACTTCGGTACTATTTCTAGTCGTAGGACGACATCGTCTTCAACCCCACGCGCTTATCCGGAACATCTCTACCCCTCGCGACAAAACTAGAACCGCCAAATCCAGTAAGACAACATGAAGCTAGCTCGATCACTCACCCACACTGTCAAGTTTTCCCCTCTCCTCTCTCAGCCAAACTCTCGCCGCACTCCTAAAAACCAAGTTTTTACCTCAGTTCTCGAAGTAAAACATTAAGAAGGAGAGATCTCTCTACAGCACTCGAGCGTCGAAAGCAAAAGTGGAGAGAAGAGGTGGAAGCATAAAATGCAGAGAGAGAAAATTTGGAGCGTGATGATCGCATCTACTCTTTCATCCACTTGGCGTGCGGGTGTGCCGACAATGTGGCGAGACAGTCTAACAAATGGCGGGTCAGAAGAGGTGTTGGGATTTGTCATGCTGTAGTCAAAGGATCATTTTGGGTGGAATaatctatattttatattattattattaaaaaaattaatcttaatatctaattagataaatattttaaatatgtattatATATCATTAAAACCTTAGGaggttaatattttattttattttattttattttataccgATTAATTCTAACTTAAATGTCGAATGAATCTCGATAACTAATTTCAATTCTATAAAATCATCCACATAAAATTAAGGTTTAATTAGGTAAATATAATCAAATTAGGTTAATAATATTTGTCAACTCGAATTCTAACAAACATATATTTTGAATTACAAATATTCTATTATGCTTTTTTTTTCATAAAGTATTTATTTTCATTGTTTTAAATTGATTAGAGGATCGGTGGGATCTTGGCGAAGAATATCCGAGAATTAATTTTATACGAActctatgtttttattttattaatattaaaaaattaaattgaaagatatatattggatagattttttttattcataTCAATAACTTTTTATCACGTTGATCTAAATCACGAAAATATTTCTAAAGGCTGTGAATGAGATTAAACATCATGTCGGATGAATTGGCCTTCCTTGTTGAGTTTTCGTGAAGAGATGGTGGCTttaacattattttttttcttgtggaTGATCGACTGAGTGAACAAACGATAATGAAAAGAGTCGGAGAAGGTTCATACCATATAACCGAGTGAGGATGTAGCATGCTCGTCCTTCTCGGAGCGTCGAGTGATATTTTCTTTTCGATTCAAGAATTTCACCactataaattaaattttatttgaaaaatatgaagtTTATCGAAAGAAGATGAATAAATGAATGAAGAAGAGTGAGAGATAAAATAAAGTATATTCTGTGTCTACTTTGGTTTGGTGGTGTTGGAATCTATTGCATTTCATGGCCAAATGTCATATTCTACTTTCGGTGCCTTTTATGGGGATGTggctctttttatttttattttgacacTGCCTTCGACAACTTAAAGATTTAGGTTTCCAAGAAGTGTCATAATATTATTCtcgaattttatttttatttttttctcttttcacattgtttttattgttgttattattattattataatatataatatcgacaataattttttttactttttgattaATTACCATATGTATAATTATTTTGATTAGTATCATATCATTCGGATTTAACTAATATTACTTTCATGCGATATCAAGATAACATACATATTGTAATTCTCTAAGGTTCAATAAAGTTCTCCGCATAAGAAAACATATTAGTCGAAAAGATAAGTAATAAGTTCAagcaaaattttattaaataattatcGTAACCACGTGATACTCTTGTGATGTGATATTCGTAGTCTATCGTCTTCCAATAATAAGGTTAGTCAAAGATATACAAAAGATACGATGGATGGGTTGATGAATAAATACTTAATTAATAAATTATCGATACTCCACCAAAaattatctatttttattttttttataaaaataatcattCGACAAAAGGTCTAAGATTCGATTCGTATAGTTTTATCGTCTTCGTATAGTTTTATCGTCGAAATCGTGTGAGTACTTAACTGTGATTTTTCTTATGGAACATCACCCAATAAACTTACATGCATATTTTGATGAACGAGTGTCCCAAAACAGATCAAAATCTTCCTATCGCAATACATGTATGAAAATGGTACTGAAGAAACAGGTGGAGAGCAGTATCTATATTTTCTCTCTCTTAAGATGGGGATGAGATACATATATACTCACATTGGAAACATGGTGGTCCAAAACCTTGCATTCTTCTCTGACTCTCACACCACTTCACACCCTCGTTTAAGCCACGAAGCTTCCATTGATTTGACTTGTCTCCTTTTGAGACCTCATGCAACTTGCTCCTTGCAGCCAGTAGTATCACGTTTGATTCATCTTCTCCGGCTGGAAGCACAAAAAGGACTGAGAAAAATGGGACATGTCGTTATGTGCTGTGGAAGAGGGAGATTGACCTCATGCAGCTGCTCCTTGCAGCATGTATCACATTCGATTCATCTTCTCCAGATGGACGGAGCTAAAAAAGGACTGAGAATGGGACATGCCATTATGTGCTGTGGGAGAGGGAGATGGGCTCAGCTTTGGTGCTGCTGTCCGGCAGCCATTGCTGGGTTAGCAAGCTGTGGAGCTTTGGCCACGACAAATAAAGAAGAGGGAACAGAAGAGGATGACATCTCTGCAAACTACCGATAGGGATGCTGTGTCATCCTCTCACCTCACCTGAATATATGATTTTGTAATTCACAACGCACACAGACATAAACGTTTGATTaaatattcttttgatttttgatttttgattttattttttattatgttacTAGATAAAGTTTTTAAAATGACACACCGTCGGGCTATCGACGTATTAACTATATATGACCTTCTCTTACACACGAGAATATCAATTCAGCAATACGTGATCGACACTTCGACTTCCGGTAATAGATGAATATCGATATGAACGATTAGAATTTAAAGTGAATTTATACCTTCGACTCTTCTGATTATAATTTAATTCTCTATATCTCTCTATCATACTATAAAAAAACTATAGGTCAAAAGAGACATGATACAACATATCACATCATATCTTCCTACGTAACCCCTTgtcataatataaaattatcatctaaagaacttgataTTTATTGAGTCATCTAAATCTTTTAATGACTAaacgatcgaaagagttatgtCGAGTATGTCCTTAACGTagttatataatatttaaatttgtATATTTGACGCTTAACTCAATACTACAtgtgatattattaaaaaaaaaagagtgacgATTGAAAATGAGTAATAAAAGCAAGACTTTAAATGGATTGATCTATTAATCTTATTGTTTTGATAAAGAGAAGGGATTATAATTAACTtctcaagaaaaaaaattaaattaataatttcaacaatatcctttattttctttttaaaatatttgtcTCTTTATATTTCTTTATCCATAGAATACATTTAGTAATGTATGTACGTAAAACAATTATAACTATAACATCTCAACTTAGATCTATATTGAAAATGGATCAGAATGTAGATAGACTTATAAGAGCTTGATAAATTTATTTCTCgagtttaaatatttttagctAATAGTTTAATCTCAACGAAGTTAATGTTATCCGTTCGATTGTGACAATTAGCATTAAAACTATGTGAATTTGTTCAAGAAGTGAGCTAAATATTTAGATTCACTTATTAATAATCTTTCTTTTAATATTACATTTATTAACTTAATTACTTTTATACCTTTCacatttataatataataaatttcgCACCCATATTACATTGTGTAGGAGCCCATGGAAGCCCAACTCCTAATAAACTAAAATCAATATGCATCTTTCATTTTTGTCAAATTAATCCAACCCATCAACTCCCACATTTATATTTTGATGCTTCGAGCACTATATTTCTGTTGGGATGTATGACTTCAAATGCTATACTTAACGATCCGTATATTCGATCTTAAATAATaaaaacttatgattttttttattagtatCATTGTCGTGTCATCGTTGTGATCGAGAAAAACGAACTCTATGATCCAAAAGGGATGATTAATTGTTATTCCCTTCAGAAATATTTTATAGGATATTATCTTCCTTTCTATTCGATACGATACAAGAAGCTATCTTTTGATCGGATTAAAAAATCATCCGATCCCAATCTTCATATAGATAATCACGAGATCCACCTTGATGTCTTGGCGGACACTTCATCACTCATGTGCATACAAACCCAAATCGTATTGGCTCAAAAATCATCGAtttctattataataatatttataaagtattaagatttcatataaaatggttataatatttttattattattaaaaaaagttaattttaattataaaaaaaaataatatatacaaatgtaaactatcttaataatatatatttctttgATAAAGATCAAGTGGTGTAGGGGAGTTATCCTGCATTAATCTTACAAAGTCTTTAGTTGGTAGTATATTCCAAAATAAATTGAGTGTTTGAATCCTTTATCTTTGATCAATAAATATAAGAATCATTACAAGATTTATAATATcttaatatgtatatatgtttttagattttataaaaatatatttaaacgtAAAATTTTGGAGGACTAAATAGTAATACCATTTATTTCAAAAGGATATATATGGAAAATTGGCACTATAACGCAGTCAATACGGGGGACTgcggaagaaagagagagatccGACCTCCCTCTCCCATGGCGATCTCGCGGTTCCCCAGGGGCAAAGAGAAGCCGAGATCCCTCATCGTACCCCTCCTGTTCGCCATCTCCGCCGCTGCCCTCGCCCTCCTCTGGGTCGCGTTCTCCTCCGCGGTCCCTGCCTCCCTGTTCTTCTACATCGCGTCGCCGCGTGCGGCGGACGAGGAGGGACCGACCGGGTTGGAGCGGAAGTACTTGTACTGGGGGAACCGCATCGATTGCCCCGGGAAGCACTGCGATTCCTGCGCCGGGTTGGGCCATCAGGAGTCCAGCCTGAGATGCGCCCTCGAAGAAGCCCTCTTCCTCCACAGGTGCAATTCGATTGCCTCTTTCCTTTTTTGTAATTGCTATTTTCAATTGCCTCTGTCTGATTTGGCCACAGAAACTTGTTTCGGAGTTCATCTTTCGGTAAAGTTAGTTCACATCTTTCTTGATGTTTAAGTTGATGATTCTTTGAAGAGTTTAGCGAGcctctctttttctccttttaaaTTAGGGTGATTGTGTGTTGTTGAATTCAATAAAGATTTCTTCTTGGTAGGTATGTCAAGTGCTTCTCATGATTTGCTCTAGAAATATTTGCGCTGAATAGCCCTCTTTTTATTCTATGTTTCGATATTATGTAGTAGAAACTTCATGCTAGGATTTGGTGCCCGGTACCTTTGCCACCTATGTGAAGTCTGCATTGGCAGGAGCCTCCTGCAGCGACCCTCTTTTTATCATATAGTAGAAACATGAGACCTGGTAATTATGTGTGATTTGAAATCCGTCTAACATTTTTTTTGCATCTTCCCTGCAGAGTGTTCGTAATGCCATCTAGAATGTGCATCAATCCAATACATAACAAGAAGGGCATCCTGTACCAGCCCAGGAATGCAAGTGCAGATGAGATGTGCGGTCACTTGGTTCCCCTTTTGCATCCGAATacagaacaaaaaataatttctTCATGATTTTGAGTTAGGAAGTTTTTTCATTCGCATAAGCCTGAATCTCATACATTTTGGTGGTTGCCACTCATTCAACTTGGTGCTTTGCCATTTCTCACTTTTTAGGACAGCTCTTTGTTGTGAGATTCTCCTTATTTCGAATGGTTATTTACACATTTAAATCTGTCATCTTACGTTTTTTCTTAGTTGATTTTATGAAGATAGTCCATAAACCTTCCAGTAAAGGTGTAGAAAGCACAACAAGGTTTGCGAGAATTAAACTTGTCCTCTCTACATAGGTATATGATCACTCAGTTGGCTATTTCCCGGCCATATTGCAAATGCCATAGGCTTTCTGCAAGAACTTTGTATGTATCACCTTGTAGTGTATCATAAATAAAGAGGATAAAAACATGCTTATATGCTCATTTATGCGACTTTGCACCCTTTCTTTTAATGTGTAACTGACCATCTTCTCCCATTTAAATCCTTGTTTTGTGGTTATTTAGTTGGAGCTTTGCTGTTCTAATCTTTGACCCTCGACCCTTGTTTTTAGAGTGCCTTAaataaagcatgtttgatttcctgttggaattattagtctttgttttttttttttttttttcaatttgtgATATGTATCTCCTGACCATCCGTCTAAACAAAGGTCACTTATTTTTAACAGCAGTTCTCAATGATTGTGGATGACATAGCTCTAAGCCCATGTAACTGTAACTTATTGTGAATAGAATTTTGGAAAAAGTTGTGATTTCCTTTTTCATGTTTTTAGGTGGGCAGCAAGTTCATGTGCTATGGACTCTCTATATGATCTGAGCCTCATTTCAAGTAAGGTGACAGTGATTTTGGACAATTCAAAGATGTGGTCTCGTATAGTGTCAGCAGGTGTGAAATTAGGAAGCAAGGGAGTGGCACATGTGGAAGGAGTTAGTAGGGTTGATCTCAAGGAAGATAGCCAGTACTTTAATGTGTTACTAATTAACCGCACTGCAAGTCCTCTTTCATGGTAATCATCCACTCATGAAATTCTGCTTATTTTCCAAGATGTCAGCATGGTTAAATGATGCACAACTTTGCTAGGTGATCTTTGAAACCTCAAGCGCTAGTCTTGATCATGATAAACATCCAGGTTTATGGAGTGCAAGGAACGAACTAATCACAGCTCTGTTTTGCTGCCAcattcttttcttccaatgatggCTGCCAGAAGACTCAGAGATGCCGCAGATAAGGTATTGGTTCTTCAAAGTGCATTTCACTTGAATATGGTATGCTTGACTAGATCACTCTGAAACTTTAAATTCTTTGACAAATATAATCATCATTTATCGGCAACTATCTGATGATCTAAGTAATGCTTTTTCATGGAAAATGCATTTTCTTTTCTAGTGTCTGTTGTTTCTACAATAACCGACAAATAATTAGTCATGAATGGTTCTCCTGTTAAATTGTTTGCTTGGTTTGCATGTGAATTGCCAGAACAGAGCTGTGACCTCAGAGCATGGCATGAGTTATGCGATTGCAGACAAATGATGCATGTCAAAATCACTGGAAGATATGAATTAACAAGAAAATGATTTTTTATGCATATAATTAGTTAGAAAATTAGAGAAGTTGTAGATAATTCCAGGCTTCCAGCAAATGGGAAAGATCGTAAACTTGTGCTCATACACATttcacagtctttttgcttagtgGTTCTGCATTATACTTTTGCATAGAAGGGAAAGCCTTTTGTAATTTTTCATTCTTTAGTATTAAGTGTTCAGACTATTGAAAAAGCATTCGTTTTCATGATTCTTTAGTGGTCTTAAAGAAAAGTGCTTTGACAGATTAAAAATATACTTGGTGATTATGATGCTATTCATGTGCGCCGAGGGGATATAATAAAGACCAGAAAAGACCGATTTGGAGTTGAGAGGAGCCTTCATCCCCATCTTGATCGAGATACTCGCCCTGAATTCATTCAGCGGAGGATTGCAAAATGGATCCCACCAGGACGGACACTGTATATTGCTTCAAATGAGAGATCACCTGGCTTCTTTTCACCACTCTCTGCTAGGTATGCTTACAACGTTAACCTCGTTTTGGCCGCTTATAATTCCTCGATTATTACATCTATTGATTGTAGTGTATGCTCATGCAGTACATGTTTATAGACATAAATATAGCTATCGATCTAGACTTGAAATCTTCAACTAT belongs to Musa acuminata AAA Group cultivar baxijiao chromosome BXJ3-5, Cavendish_Baxijiao_AAA, whole genome shotgun sequence and includes:
- the LOC135638956 gene encoding uncharacterized protein LOC135638956 isoform X2, with protein sequence MAISRFPRGKEKPRSLIVPLLFAISAAALALLWVAFSSAVPASLFFYIASPRAADEEGPTGLERKYLYWGNRIDCPGKHCDSCAGLGHQESSLRCALEEALFLHRWAASSCAMDSLYDLSLISSKVTVILDNSKMWSRIVSAGVKLGSKGVAHVEGVSRVDLKEDSQYFNVLLINRTASPLSWFMECKERTNHSSVLLPHSFLPMMAARRLRDAADKIKNILGDYDAIHVRRGDIIKTRKDRFGVERSLHPHLDRDTRPEFIQRRIAKWIPPGRTLYIASNERSPGFFSPLSASYRLAYSSNFSDILDPLVDNNYQLFMLERLIWAGARTFVKTYKENENDLSLTDDPKKNTKNWQIPVYTIDGEES
- the LOC135586025 gene encoding probable mediator of RNA polymerase II transcription subunit 26b; its protein translation is MASLPGSVDYWRKFFRSADSDIFGVMEHAIVVAASDYPEEFRSRRDGLVEKFFTALLPRCLGCDRVDPRGAEVEEGRGSVRRVGEKENKVDSSNDGPDSSTRVVSNYTYDEAEALTEEIEEEGQIVEEVLSIKEILANHHEESDNVLFELLRRLQLMELSVDVLKVTEIGRAVNGLRKHNSQQIRHLVRALIDGWKVLVDEWVSATSAIADNSPDSVNPSIVDDEEGLPSPPLDEGALFTAQTTSIRLSEFFDGMDDDGNFRNNWEFDKKWQNRRRPTGNCETVRIQQPIQQLDIVEEENVEMRRQEAQRSILPEENIRRQESQQLAISEEKLHNNRQELETRQSKPHNISIEQAKSQSIMSKQSKPVIAESGPGRPVKYTSELNVCSKVKPGPRQDTATLRRKPPMIPQNEPMYFEEASVRAKLEFAKRKLHEGYRQAENAKKQRTIQVMELHDIPKQAHNRLLWNKMLSFGVQSSLLLLHQSGIDEDIVTYHIVSCY
- the LOC135638956 gene encoding uncharacterized protein LOC135638956 isoform X1; the encoded protein is MAISRFPRGKEKPRSLIVPLLFAISAAALALLWVAFSSAVPASLFFYIASPRAADEEGPTGLERKYLYWGNRIDCPGKHCDSCAGLGHQESSLRCALEEALFLHRVFVMPSRMCINPIHNKKGILYQPRNASADEMWAASSCAMDSLYDLSLISSKVTVILDNSKMWSRIVSAGVKLGSKGVAHVEGVSRVDLKEDSQYFNVLLINRTASPLSWFMECKERTNHSSVLLPHSFLPMMAARRLRDAADKIKNILGDYDAIHVRRGDIIKTRKDRFGVERSLHPHLDRDTRPEFIQRRIAKWIPPGRTLYIASNERSPGFFSPLSASYRLAYSSNFSDILDPLVDNNYQLFMLERLIWAGARTFVKTYKENENDLSLTDDPKKNTKNWQIPVYTIDGEES